DNA sequence from the Tachysurus fulvidraco isolate hzauxx_2018 chromosome 1, HZAU_PFXX_2.0, whole genome shotgun sequence genome:
AGTATAAGAAAAGGGAGCTGTTGTAGAAAAGGTAGGCATACAGTCTGAATTGCTTAGGACAGGTCTCCCTTTTCCCTGCTGGTCTTTAACAGATTTGAACATTGTGCTTTTGTGTGGACTTTCCAGGTGTGGACTTTGTGGTTCCCAAGACTGGTTTCTTCTGTAAACTCTGCTCTTTGTTTTATGGTAATGAGGAAACCGCAAAGAGAACCCACTGCAGCAGTTTACGGCATTACCAAAACATGCAGGTAAGCCATTGCACTAGATCTTGCCGTCTGTTACGTTTACTGAAGTGCAAAATTATGAAAAACAAATTATTCTAAGACTATAATTTGCAAATATCAGCAATGACATGAGCATCATAGGACATTTAGCCAGTATATGTACATTCATGGGGAAAAATAAAGTACACCCTCCTTCATGTCTGTGTTGATTTATCAGGGGTTAAATAATAATTGTCTTCACCAGCTTGTATAAATAATCACCTCAGGtgacaacaaaaaacacaacgtgtgtgttGCCTCGTTTTCGAGAATTTTTTGCACACTCTTCTTTAGGTCATTGATATTTAAGGCTGTTTATGCATAGCTGCTTCTTCTCATAGTGCTTCTTTACTGGTGAGCATGGAGTCATGATGCAAGCACCAATTTTGGCCAGCTATGCTTTTCTGTTTTAACAGATCACACAGCAGTCCAATcaaaaatgcacaaaattaACCTTGTGGAAAGGCCAGTACaatgaatggaaaaaaaccccaataaATTTCCAGTTAATATTTGCATTTAGGTTGAGCTCTTAATTTGTGTACAATGGCCTTCTGAGCCAATATAAAGAACTGGTTGAATATTTCTGTGTCAAACAGTTTGATCAATAATTAAAATGCAGgataaaatgtcattattttttttttccagattgtactgtatactgctcaattatattttttgtgtgttgaaagaattttttcattctgtttgaACAGAAAATAGGAGTAAATGtgttaaaggtgcccttccacacacaaccgtttttacttgtattttttgatatgtgttagatccatatgtgtttgtgttgtgtcgggattgtgaaaatgaacttcaacctcccctgtcagttctagccacttaaaagaaataagcagaGAAATCAGGTTAGTTAGAAAAGCTGCCCAgagtgacgtagaaatgatcgagctcattactattcatgagctctcccacttgagaccgtGCCCACAGAATTcatgtagctcagtgagtttcctatacagcaagaaTGGCTGAACGTCgatatacctgaagaagccattctgccacaattccaggtgattgtaaacaaatttCCTCTAGCCTAGGTTACTTACAgtattgcgctgggtgaatgaatagtcatgctctcatatcctagcggttagccaatcagagccaagcagcatagctcattgaatattaacgAGAACTGGCacaaatcgagctgagtcttaaggcaggctttctataccacactagaatggcttgaaacaaggtaaacaagacaacaaaaaaatgttagagtccatggtaaacgtCAGACATTACcataaaagtaatgaaatatgtgtggcagggcatctttaaggCCAGCTGTATAGTTAAAATTTACTACGTTATATACttgcatatttttttatattttgtggcATCGGACCAAACTGCAGATTGGACATGCACTTATAATCAAACATTTCTGGTAGTTTTTCCACTGTTACTCAATTAATAACTGTTGCTCTGTACATATGGTACAAATCTTATGTGCCTAGGTTTCTGATTATGATGCTGTTATTTACATTCATGAAATTAAtagtttgctgttttgttttgcctCTTGCAGAAATACTATGAAAAACTCAAAGCTCAGAGTGGCAGCTCAACTCAGACACCATCCACTCAAAATTCTTCATTTGATTAAATagatctttatttttcttttttgttcattctgGTAAATGGGTCCAGTATTATGTTGTTAAAGCTTGAAGATTTTTGTTTGCTGACTACTTGCATCCATGCTGAAAGCTGAATTCAAAGGCTTTCAGAAATTTGTTAATTCATTTAGATGTTACatggaaataaacatgttttaataaatgactacggtatgttttattttcattatttcaattaattcactctttgtaaataaatatagtaaatagatgtgggatgtggtagctcagtggttaaggtgttggaatacTGACTGAAAGGTCACAGGTtagaatcccaggttcaccaagctgccactgctggtcccctgagcaaggcccttaaccctcaattgctcagttgtataacttgaaataaaaatgtatgttacTTTAGATAAGTGtgttaaatgccataaatgtaatgtttttggttttgtttccaTCATGAAGCTGCAAAGATTATACTAAGTTTCTAAATGCTCTgctaatatgtttttttttttcctcttttaaacTCAAACAAACCTTAACTTGATTAACTGGTTGATATATAGGAAGCAAAAGACCATGCTTGTGACAGGATTTACATACACTTTAAATAGACATTTTATAGCAGGTTCATGAAATGTAGGTTCATTTTAAATACCTTCCTTGTCTACCTGATGACTAAAACTTAAACACATACATTAATGCAAAGAATGCAAGGACTTTGAACTACATTGTGTATAAATGGAATGATCTATTTGTCAGCAATCTAGAAAATGTTGATGGTAAATAACAAAGAACCAAAACTTGTCAGACTAGAATATTCCAAATTCTTGTCAGATGATACTCATGTTGAAGATAAAAGATGTtgaaaatagttttattttggCCACTGTTTGTTAGTTTCTGCTTGCTGTCTAATATGAACACAGAGATTCTTTTATACAGCTTTCCTATTGTGGGTCTTGTTGCGTTTGTTACCCAAAAAACTTCACAAAATTCTTTGTTCTTTAGCATAGCtttttacacaaaaaagtaACCTAGCTTATATTGAAAGACATGCAAGCTAACCATAataatataaactgtaaaatgtaTATTGGCCCCTTGCAAACCCGCAGTGTGAGAAGGGAACTGTGATATAGCAATGCTAAAATACTGAATTCCATCAAGACTGGTGAATATTATCAACACTGTCTTAATAGACATTatacttttgtatttttgtggGCATCacttaattttataataaacaggCTGAACACTGCCTTTTTGTGCTTGTGTCAAGGTTTCAGTAAGTTACTTTCTCCAGGTTGGACTGGATGTTTTCATTCACAAGATATGAGAGGTTTGTAGGATTATAAATGCTTtatgaaagcatttttttatttttttttattttttttttatgaccatGAGCTTTAAGCAAGAAAAGAAGAATTCAACAGCATATGGATCACATGAAATATTTTGGCTCCATATTGTGTCCTGCTCAACCAAGTTTTCACATGTTGGACAAGCTCTTAATTGAGGAAAGTTTTAGTTTCTAAACCTGTAAACAATTAACAACTCACATATACAGGTCTCTCGAGTTTTTAAGACAGGcgagcccagccatttttagggtcatgattgaggacaatgtcccgtccagagaaaagctgtttcgtgttgaggttttctTCAAACCGatcatcaaaaataccctctctaatgaatgttttttttccattggttgttgcgttaatcttacccatatacaatagtgctattttctgattggctattgtgtagcctcttttttttgattggctgataagtgtcaggctcgactaagaactccaggagaCTCGCTTGATTCctgcatttcttacatttagcAAAATCCCAAGATaacttcatttatatttattagtatATTGACATGACACTAATTATGAATAAAGGTCAATTTTAATCAAGACCATCATGTGTTAATCATGGGCGAGGCTAGCCCCTTTTTAGGGGTgcttcagcacccctaaaaagaAGCTCAGCACCTCTAAAACTTGGAGTAAGAAATGTTGTTATTCTAAAATTTTTGTTCGTCTTTTTCAAGGTTAAATAATGTCCAAAACATACTCCgtagtttgtgttttaaatgtatgggttaaggatgaaaatgaaaacatcccCCTTAGCAAATGGAGTCATCCTCTTCTCTTCTACATCTCCTCATGTACATGTACCTGCACCGCTCAGCACGACCATCATCCAGCGCGAAACACACGCAGAGTGAGAACCCGTTATATAGTGTTGTGAATCAACTAAGTTGCCCCAAAGCCGTGTCTCACACTTCTTTCCTTTTACCTAGAGTTAAACCATATCGGTGAGTACTGGAGTCAGTATCCTGAATCACCATGGTACACCTAcattaagtgtttattttcgGACTATTTTATTCCAGCCGTTCGCCGCCGCTGTGGAATAGCACAGGACCTGggtgactcgtccatagtcataaacggaCAGAAGTAGCGTTACAATGTTTTTCCGCAAGACGCATGCAGTTCTGTTTACTAACTGCTAGAGCGTGAAacaaaataagacaaataaagTGCGTATCTGTGTAGTGCGTACTgtacgtgtgtctctgttgttaAAGTTTATCGTTAATTTGATAGATggccatttgtaaataatttacagaagatgaattacattttgttgtccaagtacctgttactttgttcaatgataataaagttgaatctTATCTAACTAATCTGATGGCTGTTTATACAAAAGGAGGCACATGGAGTTAACGGTCAGGAAAACCAGCTGAGTGAagaaggttttgtgtttgttacaggGGGCTGTCTGTGTGAACTCTCACAATTAAGCTGGTGTTCTGAAAAGGtgtccaaaaaagaaaaaaaatctggattttgGAGTTAGTTGAATCAATGATAAAATGATGAATGGAGGCAGTTACAGCAGCATACttcataatattttttgtttttgtgtgaaaagagggTGGGTGGTGGCAGTGGGGCTCAATGGGTGctcagcacccctacagctctgaccctagaatcGCCCCTGTTGTTCATCATGATGCAGGTCATCTTCACTCACAATTTGTGAATATCACCTATTCAATTTATATGTGTGAAActttgtgtgtgactgagagaatTTCCACCTGTTAACTGATGTTTACTGTAACTGATAATTACAGATGATTCCTGTAAAGGGTGTAGCAAAGCAAAACTGAAAGTTACAAAGACTGTTTTGGCACTGtgccaaataaatatattatgtacCGTGAGTGCAATTTCATGGTAATTTAATAGCATAGTAATAGCATAAGAAAAGGCCCATTAGCTGCTGGCATATAAATAATCTTTTGCTCATACTGTAGCCACATACCTCCAAGATTACATCATGTGGTAAATGCTTAGATGCCCATTCCAATGTgggtatattttatttatgttatccaaaaaagcttttttactttacataatAAGCAGCAGCACCTGCTAGAACATGTGTAACATTTAAAGTTTAGAAAATATAGCATgtgttttttctccatttttcacCTAGGATTAGCAAGTGAGCTTGATATAACAAGAAGTCAAGGCAAGTCAATTCAAgaagcatttattgtcatttcaaccatatacagtatgcaaaaGTGTAGGAACCcatgacaatttccatgattttcatttataaatatttgtgtgtttggatcagcaatttcattttgatctatcaaataactgaaggacacagtaatatttcagtaatgaatttattggattaacagaaaatgtgcaatatgcatcaaaatgaaattaaacaggtacataaatttgggcacccttgccattttgttgatttgaatacctgtaactacgtagcactgattaattggaacacaattgagcttcatagacaggtgcatccaatcatgagaaaggGGCTCTGTATAAACAAATTCCCTCAAACATCaatgaatgtaaaatatataaaaaatataaaattgtagTAGTGTTTACTTTCTGTTATTTATGGTTATACAATTTGAATTAAGGATTATATTTgttagtttaataattacagaaATAAGTGCAAATTTATGCACTTGaaacaaaagcataaaataattgAAGTTTGTGGTCCACCCCTTCTTGCAAGctaatgtaaattttattttattacaccgATTTTTTTTGACATATCCCTATATTCTCGTACAATTTCCCAGAGAGGTTTTTGAACCCAGAATTTCTCCATCCTTTTTACACTAATCCTTTCCATGGTATCctaatttaaaatacattttccatCCAatctaagtaaataaataagccgTGGCTTTCAAGCTATTATTGATTGGTATTAACGGGGCTTTTTTACGCTTTGTGGtaacgtgtctgccccgcccttgtctatTCCTTGCCGCCTCAGCACTggtcatgtgtctaattgtctcccTATTTATCTTTGTATCGTCTGTGTGTGCTCTGTTTTGTTGGTCTGTCAAATaatagttttgtgttttgttttgtaataattcattttttttgctgtccCTGCATTTGGCTCTGAATTTTATCCACGAAGACACCCCCATTTTCTGACAATCCtatttattactgtatactTAAGCCTTAGCAGgctgtcctgttttttttttattatgcaatTATGGTGCAATGAAGTGGAACAAGGTCTCTTAacattgtgtaatattttgtcAGCTTTATTTGCTGGGAATATTTTAAACAGTCTATAGTTCACTGCATATACAGGTAGACATATACAGATGTCTAGCAGTTTTCAACATCTAGATCCTGATATTTTTGTGTCTTGGCAAAATTGCAATGTCAGCTTAAATGTAAACCCCTGAACTATTGCTCACCACTGGTTCTTGGCCTTCTAACTTATCCaagttttttcccttttaacTGGAGGGTTTTGAACTCCGCTATAACTTTTGCATTCTCAAGTAtcttataaacacaaacaggatCAAGTTTTCTTCTAGGATTGTATTGCATTGTCTCtatcaaatctggcccagatctgatttttttcaaatcagatctgggccacttccatatgtggtcctgaatcagacccaaatttgttttttccaatgtggctgcagtgtgaacaaccaatgcggatttgatgcgacttttacgtcaatctacatcgacattcgtcacaattatgtgccggcgaaaactttttttttttgcgccggcgaaaacgtgacacaaacgtgactggtaacatgtgtgtgttacgtGTCATATAAAGtagttacgtgaaccagctcataatgtttgaattgaatacatcacattatagcattacatgatatgtttgcttgcaccagatgatacaatacttcctccataacctcgcctcACTTTtgagcgcaacggcgtgctgcgtgtgacgtcattgttattgttcgtttgcgcatgcgggtcagttcgaaacagcaaacagttcacactggtatctgacataggccacattttaaaaggtaatgtgaacagccaaacaaaaaaaaaatcagatctgagcaaaatctccgaattgagcattaagacttgcagtgtgaacgtggccttaacATAATTCACTGTGAGAGTGATGAGCAGTGTGGGGTTTCCAGCATTTATAACTTtgcaaaatatatacataatacattaaGCAGACCATTTCAACCACTGTACATGAGGAATATTCTAATCATGAATGGTTTCCTCAATAAAGGCCTGTTAGTATCCCACCTGATCCAGAAGACTGCGACAGTAGGCTGTGCCTGTGAGGGATTCCGGTGTGACAGCATGTCCACATGACATTTCTAATCTCTGGGTCTTGGGATCATCATCAAGTGTTAAGTGAATACATAAGAGCATGTTAGGAGCTGGTGTTAAATGTGATGATGAACAaatgatatatatttacacaaacacacttctgcATACTAGTTGGTGTGCTTCCTAACAATCTTGACATTTATTTTCCAATTAGGATTTTAGTTACTGTCAATATTTTCATTGTTATAGGTTCTAAAAAAGGATTAATCTCAACACAATGTGCTTTAACAGTCATCAAACAGGAAAAGACTGCTATTCAAATTTCTGTTTAGATGATTTTTAGATTTATAGTAttccaaatattttatgttgaatgttacattttatttttatatttttatttatatcttatttaaattttaaaacaatGCAAGGCAGTCAAACAAAATGTGAGCTTagatttttaattcaattaaatgaaGGGAGATGCTTATAAGCCTGAactgaaacaaaaaatacacatatccttaaagaaaataaacaaagtaattataaaaatatcctACGTACTAATGTCATCTGGCCGATTAACAAATTTCATGGTGCTGTCTTTGTTCCATCGCCATCCGATCAGCTACTGATTTCCTGTCGCCTGCTTGACTGTTTGTTTTCGCTTTGTCTGTCAACCTGCTCGCAAAATATCAGCGGGGTGGAGCCATTAATAATGAGTACAAGGCAGATATTGAATTGAGTATATTTTAGTTATCggaactgtttatttttaactggTATTTTAAATAATCTCGGATATGATGACGGTATTTTATTAAGTAACTAAGGGCTGACTTTCTCAAATGCATCGAGAAGGATATATAAGACAGTGCTGCAATTTATGTGTACATACACTGTAATACTGTGATTTACAGCAATTTACTGGTATcagattaataaatataaatgtatttaaataacagTCAAAGCTACCTAGAAAATCATGGTGACTTTTCAGCCTCCACATCATTCATCAAGCAAaaggtgaaaatgtgtgtgtgtgtgtgtgtgtgtgtgtgtgtgtgtgtgtgtgtgtgtgtgtgtgtgtgtgtgtgtgtgtgtgtgttgtgtgtgtgtgtgtgtgtgtgtgtgtgtgtgtgtgtgtgtgtgtgtgtgtgtgtgcgcgtgcgcgcgcgccaAGCTAAAGTCCAGATCTAAATTAAAATACTATGGAATGACTTGAAGGTTGCAGTTAACATCTCCCTGGTTCTTGAACAGTTCTTCAAATagtgaaagagaaataaagtcaTGCATTAAATTTTAACTTAAGTTTTTATAAATCGACAATAAGAAATCACTTCTATAAAGAAAACATCCTGATATCAGCTGTGAACTGTCATGCGCAAGTGACGCTACTATGATTTTTTTAAGAAGAAACCGAAACTACATCTGCATTAAGCCCATTGCACTCGACTCCGTTCAGCATGGGGGACATTTTTCAAGTTCTGGTTATTGGTTTtaagggagaaaagaaaaccgTCGACGTTGCAACCAACGAAGATGATTTCAACAAAACAACTGTTTCGGATTTCAAAGAAAAGCTAATGACGAAATTTCCGGAGCTTAAAGGTAGGTTTTCTTTAATCTGTATTAATGATTACAATGTGTAGTCTATGAGATTTGACTTGGACTTGTTTGACTAATAAAACCTCTTATTTTATCAGGTGCTCAGTTCACAATGATGTTCGCTGATGTCAAGCTTGAGGACACCGACACTTTCTCCATGCGCAAGATCCAGAATAAATCCACAATCTTCCTGATCGTCCGTATgccaggaggaggagaaggaggaggaggagaagccGCACAGCACAGGATGAAGAGAGAGTCCGGGACAGACGCAATAAAGAGACGGACTgaaaatgtctacttttaatcATATGTTTCTTGTCGTTTATGTTTACTATGCAGATTAAAGcgaaaatattacaaataatgtaaaaaaaaaagtttaaaaaaagccTTATACACTTCTCTTTTAACATGTTCTATTGTGTTCAGCTATTATATACATCTCAGCACCCCTGGTAAAGCACTCtattaataagaataagagTAATTCTACAGGGGGCTAAATCTCTaaattgattttgtgtgtgtgtgtgtgtgtgtgtgtgtgtgtgtgtgtgtgtgtgtgtgtgtgtgtgtgtgtgtgtgtgtgtgtgtgtgtgtgtttgtgtgtgtctcgcAGTGTGGAtggaagaataataaaaatgattattcttatttttgttgttggtgaTGTCATATATGCTCTGTAAAGTGTTATTCGAATTATGCAGTCATAAAATATTCGAATTATGCAgtcatacaataaaaaataaaacaaagttatttcagataaacaaaaaacaatcctATTTGAGAGAATACTGAAAATAGAAGTGATTTTGAAAAGTCATGAGTGTTGTTTAAATCCTGAAGATGTAGCATTCGTAAAATGCAGAAGGACTGCTTAAAGACTTTACAGGAAACCAGACCTGTTACATGAAACATTTCGGGTGTGTCCGAGATTTGAAACGAAAGTAAAACTATTACTCGCTATACAATTTACGCGGAATCATCGGGGCTAAAAACCAGTACGTGTATGAAAGATCATAACTCGACTGTATAATGAAGCCTTACAGGAGTCATTACGAAAACCAAGAACGAAGGAATATAGAACAGGAAAGGTAAGAATAAACAGATTACTCAGATATAGCTACTCGAGCTTTAGACAGAACTCAGCCCAGCCAGGTAAAACTTACATGTTAACTTAATCAGTATTTTTGTTGATCTCAAATAAACAGTGTAAATCAGTTCATTAATAGTATTCAATTACTACATTCTGTAAAATATTATAGTAAATTCACAATTACGTTTAagctcagaattgtttaaaaaataagcagatttttgttttgttttgttttattgagtaGCAATGGCATAGGTACAATTAAGATATTTGAACACTTTTATTCAGACCAGCTGAAAAGCCTTACAATGGCTTGAAAAATCAAGGTGCAACCTGCTACCTGAACTCTATACTGCAGTGTCTCTACATGACCGAAGACTTCCAAGAAGAAGTAGAAAGGTATgttaacttatttttttaaaccacctTGTGGTCAATTgtaatacttttattttgttttatttttagactgTATACTGACAAATTATGTTGATTGTATTGAATTACCAAATTTTAATACTATCAAACACACAGTGGCACAAAAATATTTGGTAAATGTATGAAGTTCAcaacattattaaacaaaacaatgtcAAAGCACGTAACCTTTTGTCAGCGACGCAGGAATAAAAATAGACCCAAAAGCaggatagcataaaataaacagatataaaacacaaaactggGACAAAGACATGACAAGACGTGACTAGAGACAACAGATGACAACATcaaggattccgcgctgctcaaggcaacgtGGCTCGACTTAATACTAACAACagttagacacatgaggaacagtgtgcagaggtgggaggactagacaagggcggggcagacacttgaacaccaaacataaacaaaagcacgtggccaaagtccgggctggataGTGACACCTTTATGTTAAAGAGAGATAACACAAGCACACCACTCAAGCAAAACATCTTCCAAAAATACGTTctcatgattaaaaataataataataataatagttagtTCATAGTTAATGTGATGAACTACACCACATGAAACTGAAGCTGGTTAAAagtaattacaaaataattaagaGGTGGGACATAACGGGTGGGAAAGACTCTTGCATGGGTCTGCAAGAAAACCTTGCAGACCCATGACCTAAATCAGTTTAGCATGCAAAGAAGCAGAAATTATTGATTGTTGGTGCCCTAGTGTAATTTGGAGGAAACTTTCAGCTGAGTTGCCTTAAGCAACTGACTCAATGCCCAGATGTTGTCAAGAAGTTGTGTGAAACAATATATAGCAAACTAAACATTATAAAATCTTATAATCTTAATAGCATAGCTATTTAATAGCCAAATACTTTTTTGTCtaagtatatattatttatgtatctTTATACATAATCTTTAACTGGTAACTGTAAAATGTTAGCTGTAAATGTTTGATTGAAAGGCCTTTCTTTACAACGAATGCCTTACTTTGACGTTTTCTAATGCAGCTAAATGCATAAATTTATATGTGTGtcattatacatttttgtgGAGAAAACGTCATCTTCAtgtcttttcattttatattagaTTTGTACCAGATCAAAGAAACCCTGATAAGGAAAGTTTTATGCAAGAACTGCAGAAGCTCTTTAAAGGGATGAAAAAAGGTGATTGTAAGACTGAAGGGATAACTCGAAGGTTGGGCATCACCAAGGGTGAGTTAGTCTAATTGGTACAGCTACAGGGAAAACTTAAAAAGTGTAAAGCATTCTATTTGAATCAGTATTTGTTTTATCTGTGTTGTCATATTTTCAGTCCATGAACAGGAGGACGTAGTAGAATACTATCAGAAAACTCTAAAAGCAATTGGACCACTAAGTTCCAAGGTAGAATTACCCTCCAATCACATCTCTCTTTCAACAGTATTTTGTAGTATTGCATGTGACACAGTTGTGTTTTTACAGGTATTTGAAGGGAAAATgagcaacaaaacaaaatgtataaacgATCATATATTTGAAGAGGAGTGCCACTTTTTCACCATCCCTTTATCCATAGAAGCTGGACACAATGAGGTCTTCAAAGtggtaaactttttttttctttcctttttttaattgtttacatttGCCTATTTAACATAGATTATGTAAAACAAAgaggaagtgttttttttttttgcagcaaaaTGGATTACAGACTTTTCTTGAACGGATAAAGTTAGATGAAGACAACTGGCTGTATTGTAAAcaatgtggggaaaaaaatgaaacagagaCTGTAAGTACTTTACTGGATGTCCTATGAGACACAAAATTAATGCAAATAGTTGGTAGGGTTTCTTGATTTGATGGCTGTTGCTGATCAATGTTGTGTACAGTCCAATTTGAA
Encoded proteins:
- the zgc:194655 gene encoding uncharacterized protein zgc:194655; the encoded protein is MGDIFQVLVIGFKGEKKTVDVATNEDDFNKTTVSDFKEKLMTKFPELKGAQFTMMFADVKLEDTDTFSMRKIQNKSTIFLIVRMPGGGEGGGGEAAQHRMKRESGTDAIKRRTENVYF